One Rhipicephalus microplus isolate Deutch F79 chromosome 4, USDA_Rmic, whole genome shotgun sequence genomic window carries:
- the LOC142814045 gene encoding uncharacterized protein LOC142814045: protein MAAILDKVFNDNEGSEVRIREIALEITDKYRYLDVWLSNRTEFLREHEIYVTIKGNRNAAVMKNRALWNYNRYHVRGIKGVMVPGLTFGKAVLCMRSEVQARLEIDQRGICRLALGAHGNTPNQRVQGDMGWTSFEGREASSKIKFEKRLREMGEERWARKVFSYLYMKNVDTKWRKRTRKLTGKYLENSRWPNQKELSVKKKVKETETDMWRMGMIKKSALETYRTFKQEIARERIYDNTRGSSLLFEARTGVLRTKTYRAKYEGVDTVCSACGEEEETAEHLIMFCKGLHPIVQDDGAAFFKALGFRNREGKIDFKRVDLTRRRLSDWWLKSRHE, encoded by the coding sequence ATGGCAGCAATTTTGGATAAGGtatttaatgataatgaaggtagtgaggttAGGATACGGGAAAtcgcgctagagataacagataaatacagatATCTGGACGTATGGCTAAGCAATAGGACCGAGTTCctcagggaacacgaaatatacgtaacaattaaaggtaacaggaatgcagcagtgatgaaaaatagggcactgtggaattacaataggtatcatGTGAGAGGAATAAAAGGGGTCATGGTACCTGGTCTGACATTCGGCaaagcggtcttgtgcatgagatcagaagttcaagcaagattagaaattgatcaacgtggaatatgtaggcttgctttaggagcccacgggaatactccaaatcagagagtacaaggtgatatgggatggacatcatttgagggcagggaagctagcagcaagataaaatttgagaagcgattgagagagatgggggaggaacgttgggctagaaaggttttcagctacttgtacatgaagaatgtcgatacaaaatggaggaagcgaaccaggaagttgactggtaaatacttagaaaacagcaggtggccaaaccaaaaagaactatcggttaagaagaaagtgaaggaaacggagactgacatgtggagaatgggcatgattaagaagtccgcactagagacctatcgaacctttaagcaggaaattgccagggaaaggatctatgataatactcggggtagttctctactgtttgaggcccggacgggagtactgcgaaccaagacatatcgggccaaatacgaaggagtagacacagtatgcagtgcgtgtggagaggaagaagaaactgccgaacacttgataatgttctgtaaagggcttcaccctatagttcaggatgatggcgctgcgtttttcaaagcactggggtttaggaaccgggagggcaaaatagactttaagcgggtagacttaactagaaggaggttatctgattggtggctaaagtcgaggcacgagtga